From one Mustela nigripes isolate SB6536 chromosome 16, MUSNIG.SB6536, whole genome shotgun sequence genomic stretch:
- the SMIM36 gene encoding small integral membrane protein 36, whose amino-acid sequence MEFYLEIDPVTLNLIILVASYVILLLVFLISCVLYDCRGKDPSKEYAPETTLDAQPSIRLLVMQQSTSEDPWARRPSLHFGDPALLGKKSTMV is encoded by the coding sequence ATGGAGTTTTACTTGGAGATTGACCCTGTCACCTTGAACCTGATCATCCTAGTAGCCAGCTACGTCATCTTGCTTCTGGTGTTCCTCATCTCCTGCGTGCTGTATGACTGCCGAGGCAAGGACCCCAGTAAGGAGTACGCTCCCGAGACCACCCTTGATGCCCAGCCTTCCATCCGCTTGCTGGTGATGCAGCAGAGTACTTCAGAGGACCCCTGGGCAAGGAGGCCCAGCCTTCATTTTGGGGATCCTGCTCTACTAGGGAAGAAAAGCACAATGGTGTGA